From Leisingera sp. NJS204, one genomic window encodes:
- a CDS encoding non-ribosomal peptide synthetase family protein, whose product MSTPNSLLSRPVTARPQQTDITRALLRTASERISLIDMLMLQVRCRGEEIAVCDDTSALRYSDLAEYAARLAARLKRTGVGAGSRVGLFADSSAEMMAGLWGILFSGGAYLPLGTDYPVDRLSYMIRDAGIDVIVTQAKLRGRLAEMILPGVTVITLDALDAVPGREDSDCLCGPALLADDLAYMIYTSGTTGAPKGVGISHAAILNQLSWLQTEQKLRVGEVILQKTPVSFDAAQWELLAVCCGVQVVMGRPGVYRDPEALIEQVKQHGVTMLQGVPTLLQALVDLPEFETCTSLTSLFSGGEALTRKLAARIFESRPGCRLVNLYGPTECTINATAHTVDPAALKNGPEMIPIGQPAANTSCWILDGNLQPVADGAAGELYIGGRQLANGYHDRSELTAERFITWISPAGGMPLRLYKTGDLVRRNPDGSLQFQGRADNQVKFRGYRIELDEIRLAIENHDWVKAAGVFVKPHARTGQPVLAAGIELNPREAPLMDQGNAGAHHHSKKSRLQVRAQLSGAGLRSTAETEGRKTYALAGADADAAQRQLAFARKTYRFYEGGEVSAEDVLAVLAQPEQPASAAGGLETLSAGDLGFLLRWLGQFTSGERLLPKHAYASPGALNATQVYVELANVAGFEPGYYYYHPARHELVLTAPRAASAKPVMQLHFVGNIPAIEPVYKNNIREVLEFETGHILGLMDHVLPAHGLGIGAGTDAPDALPHLQCGPDHIYIAGYAVTAHADRQTDLPVDFYVQAHGSKVSGLEPGHYAYRDGGLQPFSGHIMEQRHVIAINQRVYQRASGMISMVSRDAERWHAYIDLGRSLQRVQQNSCRIGTMSSGYSSKSGNDLVAAVRLKDILSAQGFTSGACYSAVFGKVSAEQIAHEGMHEDSVHMEGPAELIRRDLQSALPDYMVPSKLALVPSIPCSASGKVDVNALKAFPEFDDTAAEREIITPRNDTETRLAGIWCAQMGIEDVSVQDDFFEIGGDSLKAVKLVQGINRAFEASLPVQVLFEDTTIEALARRLDGGSADSSLSRAVPLKKGTGGPVFCWPGLGGYPMNLRHLAREIDTPRPVIGVQASGVNPGEQVCGSIQEMAARDAELIRQAQPEGPYTLWGYSFGARVAYETAYQLEQAGSEVAELTLIAPGSPELPDGDPVRADEAALFREPSFLTILYSVFAQTIAADRVAPVIEQVSDLDGFVSYIAAEKPDLDLGMIGRITRLVAQTYAPEYGLQMEQRQVTAPVRLFKASGDSLSFLEEATRTLAAPAPVHTLAADHYELLKPGGVAELAAAIRRHVPAWQPPRPETRNLQEA is encoded by the coding sequence ATGAGCACCCCCAACTCGCTCCTCTCCAGACCCGTTACCGCCCGCCCGCAGCAGACCGATATCACCCGTGCGCTGCTGCGCACTGCGTCGGAACGCATCTCGCTGATTGATATGCTGATGCTGCAGGTGCGCTGCCGCGGTGAAGAAATCGCGGTTTGCGATGATACCAGTGCACTGCGCTATAGCGATCTGGCTGAATATGCCGCCCGCCTGGCCGCCCGACTTAAACGCACAGGTGTCGGCGCGGGAAGCCGGGTGGGGCTGTTCGCGGACTCCTCGGCCGAGATGATGGCCGGCCTCTGGGGTATTCTGTTCTCAGGCGGCGCCTATCTGCCACTGGGCACTGATTACCCGGTGGACCGGCTGAGCTATATGATCCGCGATGCGGGTATTGACGTGATTGTCACCCAGGCCAAGCTGCGCGGCCGCCTGGCCGAGATGATCCTGCCGGGAGTTACCGTGATCACCTTGGATGCGCTGGATGCGGTCCCTGGCCGGGAAGACAGCGATTGTTTGTGCGGCCCTGCGCTGCTGGCGGATGATCTGGCCTATATGATCTACACCTCCGGCACCACCGGTGCCCCTAAGGGTGTTGGCATTTCCCATGCGGCGATCCTCAACCAGCTGTCCTGGCTGCAGACTGAGCAGAAGCTGCGTGTAGGCGAAGTCATCCTGCAGAAAACCCCCGTCAGCTTTGACGCTGCCCAGTGGGAGCTGTTGGCAGTCTGCTGCGGCGTTCAGGTGGTGATGGGCCGCCCCGGCGTTTACCGCGACCCGGAAGCGCTGATTGAGCAGGTCAAACAGCATGGGGTTACTATGCTGCAGGGGGTTCCGACCTTGCTGCAGGCATTGGTTGACCTGCCGGAATTCGAAACTTGCACCAGCCTGACCAGCCTGTTCAGCGGCGGTGAAGCCTTGACCCGCAAACTGGCCGCCCGGATTTTTGAGTCCCGCCCCGGCTGCCGTCTGGTGAATCTTTACGGCCCGACCGAATGCACCATTAACGCCACTGCCCATACGGTGGATCCGGCAGCGCTAAAGAACGGCCCGGAGATGATCCCGATCGGCCAGCCAGCCGCCAATACAAGCTGCTGGATTCTGGATGGAAATCTACAACCTGTTGCCGACGGCGCAGCCGGGGAGCTCTATATCGGCGGCCGTCAGCTGGCCAATGGCTATCATGATCGCAGCGAACTGACCGCCGAGCGTTTTATCACCTGGATCAGCCCGGCTGGCGGCATGCCGCTGCGGCTGTACAAAACCGGGGATCTGGTGCGGCGCAACCCCGATGGCAGCCTGCAATTCCAGGGCCGCGCCGACAATCAGGTCAAATTCCGCGGCTACCGGATTGAACTGGATGAAATCCGGTTGGCGATTGAGAACCACGACTGGGTCAAGGCCGCCGGGGTGTTTGTGAAACCGCATGCCCGCACCGGCCAGCCGGTTCTTGCTGCCGGTATTGAGCTGAACCCGCGTGAAGCGCCGCTGATGGATCAGGGCAATGCCGGTGCCCACCACCACAGCAAGAAAAGCCGCCTGCAAGTGCGCGCGCAGCTGTCCGGCGCGGGCTTGCGCAGCACGGCGGAAACCGAAGGGCGCAAAACCTATGCCTTGGCGGGGGCCGATGCGGACGCAGCCCAGCGGCAGCTGGCTTTTGCCCGCAAGACCTATCGTTTCTACGAAGGTGGAGAGGTCTCGGCCGAGGATGTGCTTGCGGTTCTGGCGCAGCCGGAACAACCGGCCTCAGCCGCAGGCGGGCTTGAGACGCTCAGCGCCGGCGATCTGGGTTTTCTGCTGCGCTGGCTGGGTCAGTTCACCAGCGGGGAACGGCTGCTGCCCAAGCATGCCTATGCCTCACCGGGCGCATTGAACGCGACACAAGTTTATGTAGAGCTGGCCAATGTGGCGGGGTTTGAGCCCGGCTATTACTATTACCATCCGGCCCGCCATGAACTGGTTCTGACAGCGCCGCGCGCGGCCTCGGCCAAGCCGGTAATGCAGCTGCATTTCGTGGGAAATATTCCGGCGATTGAACCGGTTTACAAAAACAACATCCGCGAAGTTCTGGAATTTGAGACTGGCCATATCCTGGGCCTGATGGACCATGTCCTGCCGGCGCATGGGCTGGGCATCGGTGCGGGCACGGATGCGCCGGACGCGCTGCCCCATCTGCAATGCGGCCCGGATCATATCTATATTGCGGGCTATGCGGTCACTGCACATGCCGACCGGCAAACAGATCTGCCGGTGGATTTCTATGTACAGGCGCATGGCAGCAAGGTGTCGGGATTGGAGCCGGGGCACTATGCCTACCGCGATGGCGGCTTGCAGCCGTTCTCGGGCCACATCATGGAACAGCGCCATGTAATCGCCATCAACCAGCGGGTCTATCAGCGCGCCAGCGGAATGATCTCGATGGTCAGCCGGGATGCGGAGCGCTGGCACGCCTATATCGACCTGGGCCGCAGCCTGCAGCGGGTGCAGCAGAACAGCTGCCGGATCGGCACCATGTCGTCCGGCTACAGTTCCAAATCGGGAAATGATCTTGTTGCGGCGGTCCGTCTTAAGGACATCCTGAGCGCGCAGGGCTTTACTTCCGGTGCCTGCTACAGTGCGGTCTTCGGAAAGGTCAGCGCAGAACAGATTGCGCATGAAGGCATGCATGAAGACAGCGTGCATATGGAAGGCCCTGCTGAACTGATCCGCCGCGACCTGCAGTCCGCGCTGCCCGACTATATGGTGCCCAGCAAGCTGGCACTGGTGCCGTCGATCCCCTGCAGCGCGTCGGGCAAAGTGGATGTGAATGCCCTCAAGGCGTTCCCCGAGTTCGACGATACCGCTGCCGAACGTGAGATCATCACCCCCCGCAACGATACGGAAACCCGGTTGGCTGGGATCTGGTGCGCGCAAATGGGCATCGAGGACGTATCGGTACAGGACGATTTCTTTGAAATCGGCGGTGACTCGCTGAAGGCCGTCAAACTGGTGCAGGGCATCAACCGGGCCTTTGAGGCCAGCCTGCCGGTGCAGGTGCTGTTCGAGGACACGACAATCGAAGCGCTGGCACGCCGGTTGGATGGCGGCAGCGCAGACTCCAGCCTGTCGCGTGCAGTACCATTGAAGAAAGGCACAGGCGGCCCGGTATTCTGCTGGCCCGGCCTTGGCGGCTACCCGATGAACCTGCGCCATCTTGCGCGGGAGATTGACACGCCCCGTCCCGTCATCGGCGTGCAGGCCTCGGGCGTGAACCCCGGCGAACAAGTCTGCGGTTCGATCCAGGAAATGGCAGCCCGCGACGCCGAACTGATCCGTCAGGCGCAGCCGGAGGGGCCCTACACGCTCTGGGGATATTCCTTTGGAGCACGGGTGGCCTATGAGACCGCCTACCAGCTGGAGCAGGCGGGCAGCGAGGTAGCGGAGCTGACCCTGATCGCGCCAGGCTCTCCGGAGCTGCCCGACGGCGATCCGGTGCGCGCGGATGAGGCCGCGCTGTTCCGCGAGCCGTCTTTCCTGACCATCCTGTATTCAGTCTTTGCGCAGACTATCGCTGCGGACCGGGTGGCCCCGGTGATCGAACAGGTCTCGGATCTGGATGGCTTCGTATCGTATATCGCTGCCGAAAAGCCGGATCTCGACCTGGGCATGATCGGCCGTATCACCCGGTTGGTGGCACAGACCTATGCGCCGGAATACGGGCTGCAGATGGAACAGCGCCAGGTGACCGCGCCGGTGCGTCTGTTCAAGGCATCAGGCGACAGTCTCTCCTTCCTGGAGGAAGCCACCCGCACTCTTGCCGCTCCGGCGCCGGTCCACACGCTTGCTGCGGACCACTATGAGCTGCTCAAACCCGGCGGCGTTGCTGAGTTGGCCGCTGCAATTCGCCGCCACGTTCCGGCATGGCAGCCACCCCGCCCTGAAACCCGTAATCTGCAAGAGGCCTGA
- a CDS encoding maleate cis-trans isomerase family protein: MSNFLGKRLRIGVAIPSTNTSAQPEMEDMRPFGVTNHIGRMLIDDDSLTHTDGFNRVIENIRSSTPDAIRSLRHCGTGAIIAAVSPDGYWEGHAAHEALHGRLAEAAGGAKIIMSADAILAALKALGGIRRIGLISPYLELGDEPVSRFFTDSGIEVAATHGLGGRTPSNISDVSPANLRDAVLDVDGPDVEAIVQVGTNVPMADFAAAAETWIGKPVLSNNAVLYWHALRSCGVTDPISGRGFLYENH, encoded by the coding sequence ATGAGCAATTTTCTCGGCAAGCGGCTGCGCATTGGCGTTGCCATCCCGTCAACCAACACCTCAGCGCAGCCTGAAATGGAGGACATGCGCCCCTTTGGCGTCACCAATCACATCGGCAGGATGCTCATTGATGACGATTCCCTGACCCATACGGACGGCTTTAACCGGGTGATTGAAAACATCCGCAGCTCCACCCCGGACGCCATCCGCAGCCTGCGCCATTGCGGCACCGGGGCGATCATTGCTGCGGTATCGCCAGATGGCTATTGGGAAGGCCACGCTGCGCATGAGGCATTGCATGGCCGTCTTGCGGAAGCAGCAGGTGGTGCAAAGATCATTATGAGCGCAGATGCAATCCTGGCAGCGTTGAAGGCACTTGGCGGAATCCGGCGAATTGGCCTTATTTCGCCCTATCTGGAACTGGGCGATGAACCGGTTTCGCGGTTCTTCACTGACAGCGGGATCGAGGTTGCGGCCACGCATGGGCTTGGTGGGCGGACGCCGTCAAATATCTCGGACGTTTCCCCGGCAAACCTGCGTGACGCGGTGCTGGACGTTGACGGACCGGATGTGGAAGCCATTGTCCAAGTGGGAACCAATGTTCCCATGGCGGATTTTGCCGCTGCCGCGGAAACCTGGATTGGAAAACCGGTGCTGTCGAATAATGCGGTTCTTTACTGGCACGCTTTGCGCAGCTGCGGCGTGACCGACCCGATCTCCGGCCGAGGTTTTCTCTACGAAAACCACTGA
- a CDS encoding NAD(P)-dependent oxidoreductase gives MTTDAISPPPRSALCVAVLGTGLMGAPMARNIAATGCQVSVWNRSAGKALALAAPNITVAADPAEAVQNARVIVTMLKDARAIAEVMSALPDAEAMPEKPVCWLQMSTVGPADMSGLKTLVDRKGLTLIDAPVLGTRQPAEAGQLLVLAAGPDSTKEAVQPVLDAVGKATRWLDTAPGMATRLKLALNSWVFALTHGAAESLALARGLGLDPELVADTLRGGPLDTPFFQMKAQAMASGDFTPAFTIDNAVKDSGLILDAAREAGVRADLAEAGLNRYRRVQAQGRGDADMAASILA, from the coding sequence ATGACAACGGACGCAATTTCGCCGCCACCCCGTTCCGCCCTGTGCGTGGCAGTTCTGGGAACCGGGCTGATGGGGGCCCCGATGGCACGCAATATCGCTGCGACTGGCTGCCAGGTCAGTGTATGGAACCGCTCCGCTGGTAAAGCTTTAGCCTTGGCGGCGCCGAATATCACAGTAGCTGCGGATCCCGCTGAGGCGGTTCAGAACGCCAGAGTCATTGTGACCATGCTGAAAGACGCAAGGGCCATCGCAGAAGTCATGTCGGCGCTGCCGGACGCTGAGGCCATGCCGGAGAAACCTGTCTGCTGGCTGCAGATGAGCACAGTCGGGCCGGCCGACATGTCCGGGCTGAAGACGCTGGTGGACCGCAAGGGGCTCACCCTGATCGATGCACCAGTGCTTGGCACCCGCCAACCCGCTGAGGCCGGGCAGCTTCTAGTGCTGGCTGCCGGTCCGGACAGTACTAAGGAAGCTGTGCAGCCGGTACTGGATGCTGTTGGTAAAGCCACCCGCTGGCTGGACACCGCCCCCGGAATGGCAACCCGGCTGAAGCTGGCGCTGAACAGCTGGGTTTTCGCACTGACCCATGGAGCGGCAGAGAGCCTGGCCCTGGCTCGCGGCCTGGGACTGGATCCGGAACTGGTGGCGGACACTCTGCGTGGCGGGCCACTGGATACCCCCTTTTTCCAAATGAAAGCCCAGGCCATGGCATCGGGAGATTTCACTCCGGCTTTCACCATAGACAACGCCGTCAAGGACAGTGGGCTGATCCTTGATGCCGCTCGGGAGGCAGGCGTGCGGGCGGATTTGGCCGAGGCAGGCCTGAACCGCTACCGGCGGGTGCAGGCGCAAGGCCGGGGCGATGCCGATATGGCAGCCTCGATCCTTGCCTGA
- a CDS encoding TetR/AcrR family transcriptional regulator, whose product MRPREFDEGAVIDAVMRTFWRNGYAATSMNDLVEATGLSRSTIYNSFGGKKTLFALALKEYRRVTTENVALISRPGDVRSNLRALLTSIVDNELSDHEGFGCFAANSSLEVSGRDPELSALVAQHFERLESGLLRLLKRGQKAGEISPDQDCQMLSRYFVAVIQGIRVVSKGLPAACRQPYLHSIVEASIETV is encoded by the coding sequence ATGAGGCCAAGAGAATTTGATGAAGGCGCGGTGATTGACGCAGTCATGCGCACATTCTGGCGCAATGGCTATGCTGCGACCTCCATGAATGATCTGGTAGAAGCAACCGGCCTGTCCCGCAGCACGATATACAATTCCTTTGGGGGCAAGAAAACGCTTTTTGCGCTTGCCCTTAAAGAATACCGGAGGGTCACCACCGAGAATGTCGCGCTGATCTCCCGGCCTGGTGATGTAAGAAGCAACCTCCGGGCACTGTTAACATCCATCGTTGACAACGAGCTGAGCGACCATGAGGGTTTTGGCTGTTTTGCCGCCAACAGCAGCCTGGAGGTTTCGGGCCGGGATCCGGAACTCAGCGCGCTGGTCGCGCAGCATTTCGAACGGCTGGAGAGCGGATTGCTGCGCCTGCTAAAGCGCGGCCAAAAGGCCGGAGAAATTTCGCCTGATCAGGATTGCCAAATGCTGTCCCGGTACTTTGTTGCTGTAATACAAGGCATTAGAGTTGTCAGCAAAGGGCTCCCGGCGGCCTGCCGCCAGCCCTATCTGCACAGTATCGTCGAAGCCTCCATCGAAACGGTGTAA
- a CDS encoding DUF6005 family protein: protein MQLAYHSEEITQDHFAAWVEWLYNIPVREWYDHSRTKEQNLIRFEQLLSTKSDDEQLVVLLDMFHLPERENKYNQNPFPHYVIIELTDDPDLWHLYDPDYRWRGDLPRETILNAMAQPTVAGGYTLHRGHAQAPQPADLAAYFAETFRADDNLLTSALRQIFDYHCDPARPLALADLGRALREMPVLSLRKYAYEHAFAFFWQELDTAFEPFDAECDRVEALCEGFRSLHFLAARIAHTGDRALIPDLFAAAGGAGMKISLCTISFRHQLIGLKDIACWAHDNGFKGIELWAIHARNQSPLAIHNAQWMAAQGLSVPMISDYLPLHDPDLLRSRILLPRIAHYHLKNVSGRDRLGVFAPSNVYSAASTRDGMVPLCEGL from the coding sequence ATGCAGCTCGCCTACCACAGCGAGGAAATCACCCAGGACCACTTCGCGGCTTGGGTCGAGTGGCTCTACAACATCCCGGTGCGCGAGTGGTACGACCACAGCCGGACCAAGGAGCAGAACCTGATCCGCTTCGAACAGCTCCTCTCAACCAAATCCGATGACGAGCAGCTGGTGGTTCTCCTCGACATGTTCCACCTGCCGGAGCGCGAGAACAAGTACAACCAGAACCCCTTCCCCCACTATGTCATCATCGAGCTGACAGATGATCCGGACCTCTGGCATCTTTATGATCCGGACTACCGCTGGCGCGGCGACCTGCCGCGCGAAACCATCCTGAACGCGATGGCACAGCCCACCGTCGCGGGCGGCTACACCCTGCACCGCGGCCATGCGCAGGCGCCGCAGCCCGCCGATTTGGCCGCCTATTTCGCCGAGACCTTCCGCGCGGATGACAACCTGCTGACCTCCGCCCTGCGGCAGATTTTCGACTACCACTGCGACCCCGCCCGCCCGCTGGCGCTGGCGGACCTGGGCCGCGCGTTGCGGGAAATGCCGGTGCTCTCTTTGCGCAAATACGCCTATGAGCACGCCTTTGCTTTCTTCTGGCAGGAGCTGGACACGGCGTTCGAACCCTTCGACGCCGAATGCGACCGGGTGGAGGCCCTGTGCGAGGGCTTCCGCAGCCTGCACTTTCTGGCCGCCCGCATCGCCCATACAGGCGACCGTGCCCTGATCCCCGACCTGTTCGCAGCCGCAGGAGGTGCGGGCATGAAGATCTCGCTTTGCACCATCTCGTTCCGCCATCAGCTGATCGGTCTCAAGGACATCGCCTGCTGGGCCCACGATAACGGTTTTAAGGGCATCGAACTATGGGCCATTCACGCGCGCAACCAATCACCGCTGGCCATTCACAATGCCCAGTGGATGGCGGCGCAGGGGCTGTCGGTGCCGATGATCAGCGACTACCTGCCGTTGCATGACCCGGATCTGCTGCGCAGCCGCATCCTGTTGCCGCGCATTGCCCATTACCACCTGAAAAACGTCTCCGGCCGCGACCGGCTTGGGGTTTTCGCGCCCAGCAATGTTTACAGCGCCGCAAGCACCCGCGACGGCATGGTGCCGCTGTGCGAAGGCCTATGA
- a CDS encoding phosphopantetheine-binding protein has translation MTCDTVLEAMRQTLAGPLANPHMQNFSAQAVLNDDLHIDSVILINLMLHLETDHGIEMPERKLSKDDFATVDGLIRMLLGETPKLQADTAPAPSEITVHCFVSCLCAAIRRH, from the coding sequence ATGACCTGCGACACCGTACTAGAGGCCATGCGCCAGACACTGGCCGGGCCGCTTGCAAACCCGCATATGCAGAACTTCAGTGCGCAGGCCGTGCTGAACGACGACCTGCACATTGACTCGGTGATCCTGATCAACCTGATGCTGCATCTGGAAACGGACCACGGCATTGAGATGCCCGAACGCAAGCTGTCCAAAGACGATTTCGCCACCGTCGACGGCCTGATCCGCATGCTGCTGGGCGAGACCCCCAAGCTGCAAGCGGACACCGCCCCTGCCCCCAGCGAAATCACCGTGCACTGCTTTGTCAGCTGCCTTTGCGCCGCGATCCGCCGCCACTAA
- a CDS encoding AMP-binding enzyme has product MFQQYGCSEAGCVAINQDLQNPYDVGRPLPHVTLSAGQNGTPDAVRIYVAEREIDTGDLGHLNDTGLLVFTARADDMINVASLNVYPQDVERAVMALHGVSDAVAFRISDPHSGARAGLLYSGTETEETIRQACRAALSGYQQPTLIKQLPALPRQANGKNSRREISARYSQKAVPA; this is encoded by the coding sequence TTGTTCCAGCAGTACGGCTGTTCCGAGGCCGGCTGCGTTGCCATCAACCAGGATTTGCAAAACCCCTATGACGTCGGCCGCCCGCTGCCGCACGTCACCCTGAGCGCAGGCCAAAACGGCACCCCGGATGCAGTGCGTATCTACGTTGCCGAACGCGAAATCGACACCGGTGACCTCGGCCACCTGAATGATACCGGCCTGCTGGTGTTTACCGCCCGCGCCGATGACATGATCAACGTCGCGAGCCTCAACGTCTATCCGCAGGACGTGGAACGGGCGGTGATGGCGCTGCATGGCGTCAGTGATGCCGTCGCCTTCCGCATCTCCGATCCGCATTCCGGCGCCCGCGCCGGGCTGCTCTATTCAGGCACCGAAACCGAAGAAACCATCCGTCAGGCCTGCCGCGCGGCACTTTCCGGCTACCAGCAGCCCACCTTGATCAAACAGCTGCCCGCCCTGCCCCGCCAGGCCAACGGCAAGAACAGCCGCCGCGAAATCTCGGCCCGATACTCACAAAAGGCGGTTCCCGCATGA
- a CDS encoding IucA/IucC family C-terminal-domain containing protein, with product MMPVNGLALSEPDATPVIAYWIAQHGLDTWLDRLVEVAVLPIWHLMAAHGIGLEAHGQNLILQHDNGWPTGLIARDFHESLEYVLELLSRPDLCPDLSRIDPIYKDAPPDKFHRMSRPEELRWLVMDTLFVFNLADLSGLSDLLQRRYGLAETAFWRRVRTRLDRYASEHGMQERQAAFAPFAPQIRAESLISDKLEPDRPQHGHLIANALATDKG from the coding sequence ATGATGCCGGTGAACGGTCTCGCGCTGAGCGAACCCGACGCTACGCCCGTGATTGCCTATTGGATCGCACAGCACGGACTGGACACCTGGCTGGATCGGCTGGTCGAGGTTGCGGTGCTGCCAATCTGGCACCTCATGGCCGCGCACGGCATCGGGCTGGAGGCGCATGGCCAGAACCTGATCCTGCAGCATGATAACGGCTGGCCCACCGGCCTGATTGCGCGCGATTTCCACGAAAGCCTGGAATACGTGCTGGAGCTGCTGTCGCGCCCGGATCTCTGCCCGGACCTTTCGCGTATAGATCCAATCTACAAGGACGCGCCGCCGGACAAGTTTCACCGCATGTCCCGGCCAGAGGAACTGCGCTGGCTGGTGATGGACACGCTGTTTGTTTTCAACCTCGCCGACCTCTCCGGCCTCTCCGACCTGCTGCAGCGCCGCTACGGCCTGGCAGAGACCGCTTTCTGGCGCCGGGTCCGCACCCGGCTGGACCGCTATGCGTCCGAGCACGGGATGCAGGAGAGGCAGGCCGCCTTCGCGCCCTTCGCCCCGCAAATCCGCGCTGAAAGCCTGATTTCCGACAAGTTAGAGCCTGACAGGCCGCAGCACGGCCACCTGATCGCCAACGCTTTGGCAACCGACAAAGGATGA
- a CDS encoding TonB-dependent receptor plug domain-containing protein, which yields MARTSNIRLSGLLCSTALALISAPAAFAEEDEVLSLDPIIVKQRDPAGNAADRATSIYVADAEIERAAMGDLKDLFAGIASVSVGGGIPIAQKIFVNGVDMLNLAVQVDGVSQNNRTFHHVSANAFDPGLMKSVRVDPGVAPADAGPRALAGRVVMETIDAEDIIEDGETFGGRSRLSYSSNGSTAQGSLTLAGRSGGFEILGYAKRATGDNYEDGDGNEVTGSAANLTAGLLKFAYEGDQGDRIELSLQEAQDNEIRNFQPNFGSSTRGFAPYFTKRRIASLRYESGNETGLWDPSATFGFSEINVDRPSDPFGDSTSTSSSTYALTLKNDFHLSDSNTITGGVDYQVRESTVNATWVNGLTGEESKNLGVFAQARLEPTNRLSVSAGLRYDWQDFTGQDFAQTGTAFTGSTSGASGNLSLVYDLTDALSLRAGYSNVFGGYDLEDNFLFYQAWDYSALQSSRAKNIIVGADWQRGNWTLGGELFKTSIGNLRGVTRTGAVIGNDFESKGFNLAATYGWDSGFARFTMNSSDIEFNDQPAESFFVVDSGTPIGKVLAFEVQQEIPTMNLLVGGSVEAALSNDNGVYETYTQKQESYQVLNLFAEYSPPSLGNVTIRAAIDNVFDTQYADRATYGTEYTAASITSIKEPGRNISVVATLKF from the coding sequence ATGGCACGAACTTCCAACATCCGCCTGTCAGGGCTGCTGTGCAGCACCGCTCTGGCTCTCATCTCCGCCCCAGCCGCCTTTGCCGAGGAAGACGAAGTGCTGTCGCTGGACCCGATCATCGTCAAACAGCGCGATCCCGCAGGCAACGCCGCTGATCGCGCAACATCAATCTATGTGGCCGACGCCGAGATTGAACGCGCTGCGATGGGCGATCTCAAGGACCTGTTTGCGGGCATCGCCTCGGTCTCGGTCGGCGGCGGCATTCCGATTGCGCAGAAAATCTTTGTCAACGGCGTCGACATGCTGAACCTTGCGGTGCAGGTGGACGGTGTCAGCCAGAACAACCGCACCTTCCACCACGTCAGCGCCAATGCATTCGATCCCGGCCTGATGAAATCGGTGCGCGTCGATCCCGGCGTTGCCCCTGCTGACGCAGGTCCCCGCGCGCTGGCGGGCCGGGTGGTGATGGAAACCATCGACGCCGAAGACATTATCGAAGACGGCGAAACCTTCGGCGGCCGGTCCCGCCTGTCCTATTCCAGCAACGGCAGCACCGCCCAGGGTTCGCTGACGCTGGCAGGCCGCAGCGGCGGTTTTGAAATCCTCGGCTACGCCAAACGCGCCACCGGCGACAATTACGAGGACGGTGACGGCAACGAGGTGACAGGTTCTGCTGCAAACCTGACTGCGGGCCTGTTGAAATTCGCCTATGAGGGTGATCAGGGCGACCGGATCGAATTGTCGCTGCAAGAGGCGCAGGATAACGAAATCCGCAATTTCCAACCCAACTTCGGTTCCAGCACCCGCGGCTTCGCCCCCTATTTCACCAAACGCCGGATTGCCTCGCTGCGCTATGAAAGCGGTAATGAAACCGGTCTCTGGGACCCGTCTGCGACCTTTGGTTTTTCTGAAATCAACGTTGACCGCCCGTCGGACCCGTTCGGCGATTCAACATCCACCAGTTCCAGCACCTACGCGCTGACGCTGAAAAACGATTTCCACCTGTCGGACAGCAACACCATCACCGGCGGCGTGGATTATCAGGTCCGCGAAAGCACGGTGAACGCGACCTGGGTCAACGGGCTGACCGGCGAGGAAAGCAAGAACCTGGGCGTCTTTGCTCAGGCCCGGCTTGAACCCACCAACCGCCTCAGCGTCTCTGCCGGCCTGCGCTATGACTGGCAGGACTTCACCGGCCAGGACTTTGCCCAGACCGGCACCGCCTTCACCGGCTCAACGTCAGGCGCAAGCGGAAACCTGTCGCTGGTCTATGACCTGACCGATGCATTGTCGCTGCGGGCCGGCTACTCCAACGTCTTCGGCGGCTACGACCTCGAGGACAACTTCCTGTTCTACCAGGCCTGGGATTATTCTGCCCTGCAATCCTCCCGCGCGAAAAACATCATCGTCGGCGCCGACTGGCAGCGCGGCAATTGGACCCTGGGCGGCGAGCTGTTCAAGACCAGCATCGGCAATCTCCGCGGCGTTACCCGGACCGGTGCTGTCATCGGCAACGACTTTGAAAGCAAAGGCTTCAATCTGGCCGCCACCTATGGCTGGGACAGCGGCTTTGCCCGCTTCACCATGAACAGCAGCGACATCGAATTCAACGATCAGCCGGCCGAGAGCTTCTTTGTCGTCGATTCGGGCACCCCGATCGGCAAGGTGCTGGCGTTTGAGGTGCAGCAGGAAATTCCAACCATGAACCTGCTGGTCGGCGGCAGCGTCGAGGCTGCCCTGTCAAACGACAATGGCGTCTATGAAACCTACACCCAAAAGCAGGAAAGCTATCAGGTTCTGAACCTCTTTGCTGAATACAGCCCGCCGTCGCTTGGCAACGTCACCATCCGGGCGGCCATCGACAACGTATTCGACACGCAATACGCCGACCGGGCCACCTATGGCACCGAATACACCGCCGCGTCGATCACTTCGATCAAGGAACCGGGCCGCAATATCTCGGTTGTTGCTACCCTTAAGTTCTAA